The following proteins are encoded in a genomic region of Zea mays cultivar B73 chromosome 9, Zm-B73-REFERENCE-NAM-5.0, whole genome shotgun sequence:
- the LOC100276479 gene encoding uncharacterized LOC100276479 (The RefSeq protein has 1 substitution compared to this genomic sequence), with amino-acid sequence MLHHSNSRNQRNRGSRIKTLLQATLLSGVVFWLLYQVKHSYDKKNEYLDDAEDQLTHNDRSIFQARKQKAGSYSDSNVQMVVDNSDVTTKPEEGDVDHHSDTFDHNEKTVETVFDKDSTNLHXDDKRNTESSEAEGQVNSGDSNTEANNNKNEDETTSLVEGRKHDTESNSAAESKSEVNSTGDELSQNNHAQEENTREASGMSHDEVAHGDESTSASGTWNGSDGEGEKKEAVDTQTGSETLPDDAKTEATDDRGTNSLSDETGNIPSVHTDNSQNDASENQGDATSTTSDSSEHGISEAVHIETGLEHGSATTSSVTGSGDDRDNSSDSSSAGKNTETLSGDDKGMETGTTTEASYSKEENSENSSVSTEAENSRGDSSIGVNGSSETSTNGEQVDPKTETSTSTSNVHNESQGADGSSGSNNSIGNGPEQTGKTERQ; translated from the exons ATGCTTCATCATTCAAATAGCCGGAACCAAAGGAACAGGGGATCAAGAATCAAAACTCTACTCCAAGCGACCTTGCTTTCAGGTGTTGTCTTTTGGCTCCTGTATCAGGTGAAGCATTCCTATGATAAGAAAAACGAGTACTTGGATGATGCTGAGGACCAGCTTACCCATAATGATAGAAGCATATTCCAGGCGAGGAAACAAAAGGCAGGTAGTTACAGTGATAGCAACGTCCAAATGGTTGTCGACAATTCTGATGTAACAACTAAACCAGAGGAAGGTGATGTAGATCATCATTCTGATACTTTTGATCATAACGAGAAGACTGTAGAAACTGTGTTCGATAAAGATAGTACTAACCTGCATGAAGATGACAAGAGAAACACTGAGAGTTCAGAAGCGGAAGGACAAGTCAACAGTGGAGATAGTAATACAGAAGCTAATAATAATAAGAATGAAGATGAAACCACCAGTCTTGTAGAAGGACGCAAGCATGATACTGAATCCAACTCTGCTGCTGAGAGTAAAAGTGAAGTCAATTCAACTGGAGATGAATTGTCCCAAAACAATCATGCACAAGAGGAAAACACTAGGGAGGCAAGTGGAATGTCTCATGATGAAGTAGCGCATGGTGACGAATCAACCAGTGCAAGTGGAACTTGGAATGGATCAGATGGAGAAGGTGAGAAAAAGGAGGCAGTTGATACTCAAACTGGTTCTGAAACCCTTCCTGACGATGCCAAGACCGAAGCAACTGATGACCGTGGTACTAACAGCCTTTCTGACGAAACAGGGAACATACCATCAGTTCATACTGATAATTCACAAAATGATGCCAGTGAAAACCAAGGAGATGCAACATCCACTACCTCAGATTCATCTGAGCATGGCATCAGTGAGGCTGTCCATATTGAAACTGGATTGGAACATGGAAGTGCAACAACATCATCTGTTACTGGATCTGGTGATGACAGGGATAACTCATCTGATAGCTCCTCTGCAGGAAAAAATACGGAGACTCTATCTGGTGATGa taaggGCATGGAAACAGGTACAACCACTGAAGCGTCATATTCCAAAGAAGAGAACTCTGAGAACAGCAGTGTCTCAACTGAAGCAGAGAACTCCCGAGGAGATTCTTCCATTGGAGTGAATGGTTCTTCAGAAACGTCTACCAATGGTGAGCAGGTGGATCCCAAGACTGAAACTAGCACATCCACCAGTAACGTGCACAATGAATCTCAAGGGGCTGATGGCAGTTCTGGATCAAATAACTCAATTGGTAACGGCCCTGAACAAACCGGTAAAACTGAAAGGCAGTGA
- the LOC100276479 gene encoding uncharacterized isoform X1 — MLHHSNSRNQRNRGSRIKTLLQATLLSGVVFWLLYQVKHSYDKKNEYLDDAEDQLTHNDRSIFQARKQKAGSYSDSNVQMVVDNSDVTTKPEEGDVDHHSDTFDHNEKTVETVFDKDSTNLHEDDKRNTESSEAEGQVNSGDSNTEANNNKNEDETTSLVEGRKHDTESNSAAESKSEVNSTGDELSQNNHAQEENTREASGMSHDEVAHGDESTSASGTWNGSDGEGEKKEAVDTQTGSETLPDDAKTEATDDRGTNSLSDETGNIPSVHTDNSQNDASENQGDATSTTSDSSEHGISEAVHIETGLEHGSATTSSVTGSGDDRDNSSDSSSAGKNTETLSGDDKTNSSSTPHAAPDPYFAESSTLFISPAGSVSGSVKRTACTQTPHFHAFSLLSAALSRARVPAGGPQVS, encoded by the coding sequence ATGCTTCATCATTCAAATAGCCGGAACCAAAGGAACAGGGGATCAAGAATCAAAACTCTACTCCAAGCGACCTTGCTTTCAGGTGTTGTCTTTTGGCTCCTGTATCAGGTGAAGCATTCCTATGATAAGAAAAACGAGTACTTGGATGATGCTGAGGACCAGCTTACCCATAATGATAGAAGCATATTCCAGGCGAGGAAACAAAAGGCAGGTAGTTACAGTGATAGCAACGTCCAAATGGTTGTCGACAATTCTGATGTAACAACTAAACCAGAGGAAGGTGATGTAGATCATCATTCTGATACTTTTGATCATAACGAGAAGACTGTAGAAACTGTGTTCGATAAAGATAGTACTAACCTGCATGAAGATGACAAGAGAAACACTGAGAGTTCAGAAGCGGAAGGACAAGTCAACAGTGGAGATAGTAATACAGAAGCTAATAATAATAAGAATGAAGATGAAACCACCAGTCTTGTAGAAGGACGCAAGCATGATACTGAATCCAACTCTGCTGCTGAGAGTAAAAGTGAAGTCAATTCAACTGGAGATGAATTGTCCCAAAACAATCATGCACAAGAGGAAAACACTAGGGAGGCAAGTGGAATGTCTCATGATGAAGTAGCGCATGGTGACGAATCAACCAGTGCAAGTGGAACTTGGAATGGATCAGATGGAGAAGGTGAGAAAAAGGAGGCAGTTGATACTCAAACTGGTTCTGAAACCCTTCCTGACGATGCCAAGACCGAAGCAACTGATGACCGTGGTACTAACAGCCTTTCTGACGAAACAGGGAACATACCATCAGTTCATACTGATAATTCACAAAATGATGCCAGTGAAAACCAAGGAGATGCAACATCCACTACCTCAGATTCATCTGAGCATGGCATCAGTGAGGCTGTCCATATTGAAACTGGATTGGAACATGGAAGTGCAACAACATCATCTGTTACTGGATCTGGTGATGACAGGGATAACTCATCTGATAGCTCCTCTGCAGGAAAAAATACGGAGACTCTATCTGGTGATGataagaccaactccagcagcaCTCCGCATGCGGCTCCGGATCCGTATTTTGCGGAGTCTAGCACACTATTCATCAGTCCAGCAGGCTCCGTATCCGGCTCCGTAAAACGCACGGCGTGTACCCAGACTCCCCATTTCCacgctttctctctcctctccgcagCTCTCTCGCGGGCGCGCGTGCCTGCTGGCGGGCCCCAGGTGTCATAG
- the LOC100276479 gene encoding uncharacterized isoform X2 — MLHHSNSRNQRNRGSRIKTLLQATLLSGVVFWLLYQVKHSYDKKNEYLDDAEDQLTHNDRSIFQARKQKAGSYSDSNVQMVVDNSDVTTKPEEGDVDHHSDTFDHNEKTVETVFDKDSTNLHEDDKRNTESSEAEGQVNSGDSNTEANNNKNEDETTSLVEGRKHDTESNSAAESKSEVNSTGDELSQNNHAQEENTREASGMSHDEVAHGDESTSASGTWNGSDGEGEKKEAVDTQTGSETLPDDAKTEATDDRGTNSLSDETGNIPSVHTDNSQNDASENQGDATSTTSDSSEHGISEAVHIETGLEHGSATTSSVTGSGDDRDNSSDSSSAGKNTETLSGDDKKGMETGTTTEASYSKEENSENSSVSTEAENSRGDSSIGVNGSSETSTNGEQVDPKTETSTSTSNVHNESQGADGSSGSNNSIGNGPEQTGKTERQ; from the exons ATGCTTCATCATTCAAATAGCCGGAACCAAAGGAACAGGGGATCAAGAATCAAAACTCTACTCCAAGCGACCTTGCTTTCAGGTGTTGTCTTTTGGCTCCTGTATCAGGTGAAGCATTCCTATGATAAGAAAAACGAGTACTTGGATGATGCTGAGGACCAGCTTACCCATAATGATAGAAGCATATTCCAGGCGAGGAAACAAAAGGCAGGTAGTTACAGTGATAGCAACGTCCAAATGGTTGTCGACAATTCTGATGTAACAACTAAACCAGAGGAAGGTGATGTAGATCATCATTCTGATACTTTTGATCATAACGAGAAGACTGTAGAAACTGTGTTCGATAAAGATAGTACTAACCTGCATGAAGATGACAAGAGAAACACTGAGAGTTCAGAAGCGGAAGGACAAGTCAACAGTGGAGATAGTAATACAGAAGCTAATAATAATAAGAATGAAGATGAAACCACCAGTCTTGTAGAAGGACGCAAGCATGATACTGAATCCAACTCTGCTGCTGAGAGTAAAAGTGAAGTCAATTCAACTGGAGATGAATTGTCCCAAAACAATCATGCACAAGAGGAAAACACTAGGGAGGCAAGTGGAATGTCTCATGATGAAGTAGCGCATGGTGACGAATCAACCAGTGCAAGTGGAACTTGGAATGGATCAGATGGAGAAGGTGAGAAAAAGGAGGCAGTTGATACTCAAACTGGTTCTGAAACCCTTCCTGACGATGCCAAGACCGAAGCAACTGATGACCGTGGTACTAACAGCCTTTCTGACGAAACAGGGAACATACCATCAGTTCATACTGATAATTCACAAAATGATGCCAGTGAAAACCAAGGAGATGCAACATCCACTACCTCAGATTCATCTGAGCATGGCATCAGTGAGGCTGTCCATATTGAAACTGGATTGGAACATGGAAGTGCAACAACATCATCTGTTACTGGATCTGGTGATGACAGGGATAACTCATCTGATAGCTCCTCTGCAGGAAAAAATACGGAGACTCTATCTGGTGATGataag aaggGCATGGAAACAGGTACAACCACTGAAGCGTCATATTCCAAAGAAGAGAACTCTGAGAACAGCAGTGTCTCAACTGAAGCAGAGAACTCCCGAGGAGATTCTTCCATTGGAGTGAATGGTTCTTCAGAAACGTCTACCAATGGTGAGCAGGTGGATCCCAAGACTGAAACTAGCACATCCACCAGTAACGTGCACAATGAATCTCAAGGGGCTGATGGCAGTTCTGGATCAAATAACTCAATTGGTAACGGCCCTGAACAAACCGGTAAAACTGAAAGGCAGTGA